The following are encoded together in the Proteiniphilum saccharofermentans genome:
- a CDS encoding DUF2264 domain-containing protein: MKRALLFIVSSLLIIISLYSAETVNDSPVASAESDRAYWTALAYRIAAPVLENMSKGELKKNMQVEVSPTWDGRDKDVTYMECFGRLMSGIAPWLSLPDDNTAEGIQRKQLREWALKSYAHAVDPESPDYLLWRNEGQPLVDAAYIASSFLRAPEQLWEPLDEVTKERYIKEFQQLRRIDPPYTNWLLFSAMVETFLMEAGAQYDMYRIHSAIRKIDEWYVGDGWYSDGEHFAFDYYNSYVIQPMYVQVLQVLVDRKIPLRDKNPESVRKDLDIAKKRMQRFGIILERFISPEGTFPLFGRSMTYRLGVFQPLSMLSWKELLPEELAEGQVRSALTAVMKRMFMNEGNFNEGGFLQLGFAGHQPNLADWYTNNGSMYLTSEVFLPLGLPADHSFWTSAAEDWTTKKAWHGNSFPKDHAIRY, encoded by the coding sequence ATGAAACGAGCATTATTATTTATAGTATCCTCTCTGTTAATAATTATATCACTTTATTCCGCGGAAACTGTGAATGATTCACCCGTTGCATCGGCAGAGAGTGATCGTGCATACTGGACCGCGTTAGCATACAGGATCGCCGCGCCTGTACTTGAAAATATGAGTAAAGGCGAATTGAAAAAGAATATGCAGGTGGAAGTCAGTCCCACATGGGATGGACGAGATAAAGACGTTACCTATATGGAATGTTTCGGAAGGCTGATGTCGGGTATAGCGCCCTGGCTTAGCCTGCCGGATGATAATACAGCTGAAGGGATACAAAGGAAACAACTCCGGGAATGGGCATTGAAGAGTTACGCGCATGCGGTCGATCCTGAAAGCCCCGACTACCTGTTATGGAGAAATGAAGGGCAGCCGTTGGTGGATGCCGCTTATATCGCCAGTAGTTTTCTGCGTGCCCCCGAACAGTTATGGGAACCTCTTGACGAGGTAACCAAAGAGCGGTATATCAAGGAATTCCAGCAACTCCGCCGTATCGATCCCCCTTACACCAACTGGCTCTTGTTCTCGGCAATGGTCGAAACTTTCCTGATGGAAGCAGGAGCGCAATACGATATGTACCGCATACACAGTGCTATCAGGAAGATCGATGAATGGTACGTGGGCGACGGATGGTATTCCGACGGAGAGCATTTCGCTTTCGACTACTATAACAGCTATGTGATACAACCGATGTATGTGCAGGTTCTTCAGGTACTTGTAGACAGAAAAATACCGTTGAGGGACAAAAACCCGGAATCAGTTCGGAAGGATCTGGATATCGCGAAAAAACGGATGCAACGCTTCGGAATTATATTGGAGCGCTTTATTTCTCCCGAAGGAACCTTTCCGTTGTTCGGACGTTCCATGACCTACCGCCTGGGTGTATTCCAACCTCTATCCATGCTCTCATGGAAGGAACTTCTACCGGAAGAACTGGCCGAAGGGCAGGTCAGAAGTGCACTCACTGCTGTCATGAAACGGATGTTCATGAACGAAGGTAATTTCAATGAAGGAGGATTCCTGCAACTAGGATTTGCCGGCCACCAACCCAATCTTGCCGACTGGTATACCAACAACGGTAGCATGTATCTCACCTCGGAAGTGTTTCTACCACTGGGATTACCTGCGGATCATTCATTCTGGACCTCTGCCGCGGAAGACTGGACAACAAAAAAAGCATGGCACGGGAATTCCTTTCCCAAAGACCATGCTATAAGATACTAA
- a CDS encoding hybrid sensor histidine kinase/response regulator transcription factor, with translation MLKKAIVLYCLLFIYCNVRVQSQALKHFGVEDGLSNNYIVDIIQDGQGFIWTATESGLNRFDGKNFTVYTKNNSSIVSNELNTLLYDEEQNSIWIGSQRDGISIFDCNSQSFTNYTTMEGLITNDVTHLSHAAEGGIWITHYHLGIEYYDKSTRQLTRFLSSEIEGLRLLNWCSFDDGRGNLYVGHAFDGISIIDIKNKTARNIRHEPGNPKSLPGNTVRVIYMDHLGNIWVGTNNGLALFNPQTEEFIIFRHDPSNPHSLGENYIYDIREMKDGSLWISTDMAGISILDLSSITLLDPKMVTFRNISITKNHYGLSSSNVRVLFQDSFDNIWIGHYSRGIDFIGNKPPVFQTLLYSMDKYRDTNEKQIWDICIDKNQQLWVGAENEIILLQNNEIRRTINIHPYLSKASSNVYINKIKNDSNGILWLGTTMGDIFRFNPENYQIKTTSFGKRGEYAHEFYEDSDGKIWIGAENGLYSYRNGNIEKESRIDDQLEDKTIYSILRDREGKLWIGTFGKGIFIFDDNDNLIANIVRDKGFISNAINHLYMDSKGGIWVATRNGLAYFKNTADTDQYEVYDEKQGLENSYIRAIQQDNQGNIWISTNAGISLWNGENFNNYNHQDGTPIGDFTNGAASLREDGILFFGSLNGVCYFNPEELTKEKRKVVPVQIIECLALNKQIENYSREILVPTTQHRIELAYDKNSFRISFSSPDYSQNQQVEYAYMMEGLDNTWYNTQDENQVAFRNIAPGEYTFKVKSRLKNQEWDEVNIASLDFIIHPPLWLTWYAKLLYVIIACIIIFFSLRSYKKSVDLKTSLELEKKNSQNKQELNDERLRFYTNITHELRTPLTLILGPLEDLVQDSGLAPVHSKKIGIIHASAIRLLNLINQILEFRKTETQNRKLSVSKGNLANLVAETGLRYKELSRNDKVIIHVDIGEKNTILYFDADVITTILNNLLSNAIKYTAEGEIRLSLRSVKEKDNHYTEIVVSDTGYGIEADALSHIFERYYQAKGRHQSSGTGIGLALVKSLADLHEGTLHVESTVGKGTLFRLRLLTGNTYPSAIHTEEKSATDTIEEEQDIQKEDNTDSRPVILVVEDDNDIRGYIISSLENNYHVLSATNGKEGLDLARKHIPNIIVSDIMMPEMDGMELCRTIKEDMRTSHVSVILLTAKDSLSDQEKGYDSGADSYLTKPFSARLLRSRIDNLLESRRKLAEQISTFAKGTVRHENNLVEEPLKISKLDEEFLNKLTEIVENNIEMEDLDIAFIKEKMNMSYSTFYRKVKGLTGISPNEFIRKIRLKNSLRLLLAGSYQVSEVAYMSGFNDVVYFRKCFKDEYGMAPSEYAKSMK, from the coding sequence ATGTTAAAAAAAGCAATTGTTTTATACTGTCTATTATTCATTTATTGTAATGTACGGGTGCAATCACAGGCTTTAAAACATTTCGGTGTTGAAGATGGATTATCTAATAATTATATTGTCGATATAATACAGGATGGACAGGGATTTATATGGACAGCGACAGAATCGGGATTAAACCGTTTCGACGGAAAGAACTTTACAGTATATACAAAGAATAATTCATCTATAGTGAGTAATGAACTCAATACATTGCTATACGATGAAGAGCAAAACAGTATTTGGATAGGTTCGCAGAGGGATGGGATCAGTATTTTTGACTGTAACTCTCAGTCATTTACTAATTACACTACCATGGAAGGGTTGATAACTAACGATGTGACACATCTTTCCCATGCAGCAGAAGGAGGGATCTGGATAACTCATTATCATTTAGGTATAGAATATTATGATAAGAGTACCAGGCAATTAACCCGCTTTTTAAGTTCGGAGATAGAAGGATTGAGACTTCTAAACTGGTGTTCTTTCGACGATGGTAGAGGTAATCTGTATGTCGGACATGCCTTTGATGGAATAAGCATTATCGATATAAAGAATAAAACGGCACGCAATATTCGCCACGAACCGGGAAATCCCAAAAGTCTTCCCGGAAATACTGTTCGTGTTATTTATATGGATCACTTGGGAAATATCTGGGTAGGAACAAATAACGGACTAGCTTTGTTTAATCCTCAAACTGAAGAATTTATCATATTCAGGCATGATCCCTCAAACCCACACTCTCTGGGAGAAAACTATATTTATGATATCAGGGAAATGAAAGATGGCTCTTTGTGGATCAGTACTGATATGGCTGGCATCAGTATTCTCGATCTCAGTAGTATTACTTTGCTTGATCCTAAAATGGTTACGTTCAGAAATATATCTATCACAAAGAACCATTACGGTTTATCTTCGTCAAATGTCAGAGTGTTATTTCAGGATTCTTTCGATAATATCTGGATTGGACATTACAGTCGTGGAATAGATTTTATCGGTAATAAACCCCCTGTTTTTCAAACTCTTTTGTATTCTATGGATAAATACAGAGACACGAATGAGAAGCAGATATGGGATATATGTATAGATAAAAACCAACAATTATGGGTCGGTGCCGAAAATGAAATTATTCTCCTTCAGAATAATGAAATAAGAAGAACTATCAATATTCACCCCTATCTGTCAAAAGCAAGTTCAAATGTATATATCAACAAAATAAAAAATGACAGCAATGGAATCCTATGGTTAGGAACAACTATGGGTGATATATTCAGGTTCAATCCAGAGAATTATCAGATAAAAACTACTTCTTTCGGCAAAAGGGGAGAGTATGCACATGAATTTTATGAGGATAGCGACGGGAAAATATGGATTGGAGCAGAAAACGGATTATATTCTTACCGGAATGGAAATATTGAGAAAGAAAGCCGTATCGATGACCAACTGGAGGATAAGACAATATATAGCATTCTGCGTGACAGAGAGGGGAAATTATGGATTGGGACATTCGGAAAAGGAATATTTATTTTTGACGATAATGATAATCTGATCGCCAATATAGTCAGAGATAAAGGATTTATCTCTAATGCTATCAATCACCTTTATATGGATTCCAAGGGAGGTATATGGGTTGCTACACGGAATGGATTGGCTTATTTTAAGAATACTGCGGATACAGACCAATATGAAGTATATGATGAGAAACAGGGACTTGAGAACTCATATATCCGTGCCATTCAACAGGATAACCAGGGAAATATCTGGATCAGCACCAATGCCGGTATTTCCTTGTGGAATGGTGAAAATTTTAATAACTATAATCACCAGGATGGAACCCCTATCGGAGATTTTACCAATGGTGCTGCAAGTCTCAGGGAAGACGGTATCCTTTTCTTTGGTTCACTCAATGGTGTCTGCTATTTTAATCCTGAAGAATTAACGAAAGAAAAACGAAAAGTTGTTCCTGTGCAAATTATAGAATGTCTGGCATTGAATAAACAGATAGAAAATTACAGCAGGGAAATTCTGGTTCCTACAACACAGCATAGAATAGAGTTGGCATATGATAAAAACTCTTTCAGGATCTCATTTTCAAGTCCTGACTATTCACAAAACCAGCAAGTCGAGTATGCCTATATGATGGAAGGACTTGACAATACCTGGTATAATACGCAGGATGAAAACCAGGTTGCATTCCGGAACATAGCCCCGGGAGAGTATACGTTTAAAGTAAAAAGCCGTCTGAAAAATCAGGAATGGGATGAAGTAAATATTGCCTCGCTGGACTTTATCATCCATCCTCCCTTATGGCTTACCTGGTATGCCAAGCTTTTATATGTAATAATAGCCTGTATAATCATCTTCTTCTCACTCCGTTCCTATAAAAAAAGTGTCGACCTGAAAACATCCCTTGAACTGGAAAAGAAAAACAGCCAGAACAAACAGGAACTAAACGACGAACGACTGCGTTTTTATACGAATATTACCCATGAACTCCGGACTCCGTTGACACTTATTCTCGGACCACTGGAGGATCTGGTGCAGGATTCCGGATTAGCACCAGTACATAGCAAGAAAATAGGTATTATTCACGCCAGCGCCATCCGCCTTTTAAATCTGATCAACCAGATTCTCGAATTCAGGAAAACCGAGACGCAGAACAGGAAACTATCCGTGTCGAAGGGGAATCTGGCAAATCTGGTTGCAGAAACAGGATTACGCTATAAGGAATTATCCCGGAATGATAAGGTTATAATCCATGTTGATATAGGCGAGAAAAATACAATCCTCTATTTTGATGCTGACGTTATCACTACCATATTGAATAACCTCTTGTCAAATGCAATAAAATATACAGCAGAAGGTGAAATTCGCCTTTCTCTGCGTTCGGTCAAGGAGAAAGACAATCACTATACCGAAATAGTGGTTTCCGATACTGGTTATGGAATAGAGGCCGACGCTTTATCACATATATTCGAACGTTATTACCAGGCAAAAGGTAGACATCAATCGTCCGGTACGGGAATAGGACTTGCCCTCGTTAAATCATTAGCCGATCTTCACGAAGGGACTTTGCATGTGGAAAGTACTGTCGGTAAAGGAACCCTGTTCAGGTTACGTTTATTAACCGGAAACACTTACCCTTCGGCTATACATACGGAAGAAAAATCGGCTACTGATACTATTGAAGAAGAACAGGACATCCAAAAGGAAGATAATACTGACAGCCGTCCTGTAATTTTGGTAGTTGAAGATGATAATGACATCCGGGGATACATTATCTCCTCTCTGGAAAACAATTATCATGTGCTATCCGCAACAAACGGAAAAGAGGGATTGGATCTGGCTAGAAAGCACATACCCAATATTATTGTCAGTGATATTATGATGCCTGAAATGGACGGTATGGAACTCTGCCGTACGATAAAAGAAGACATGCGTACCAGCCATGTTTCGGTTATTTTACTTACTGCTAAAGATTCTCTCTCTGATCAGGAAAAAGGGTATGACAGCGGAGCTGATTCCTATTTGACAAAACCGTTTAGCGCCAGGCTATTACGGAGCCGGATAGACAACTTGCTGGAATCGCGCCGGAAACTGGCAGAGCAAATCAGTACATTCGCCAAGGGAACAGTAAGGCATGAAAATAACTTAGTGGAAGAACCTCTAAAGATCAGTAAATTGGATGAAGAGTTTCTAAATAAACTCACCGAGATTGTAGAGAATAATATTGAAATGGAAGACCTTGATATTGCCTTTATCAAAGAAAAGATGAACATGAGCTATTCTACCTTCTATAGAAAAGTCAAAGGACTCACTGGAATATCTCCCAATGAGTTTATCCGGAAGATCAGGCTCAAAAATAGTCTCCGGCTCCTACTGGCCGGTTCATATCAGGTATCGGAAGTGGCATATATGTCCGGATTCAATGATGTGGTCTATTTCCGGAAATGTTTTAAGGACGAATACGGTATGGCTCCTTCAGAATATGCAAAATCAATGAAATAA
- a CDS encoding glycoside hydrolase family 88/105 protein: protein MNYKFYDLSVMVFFSVIIVCFTACAPNQDNNKTHEKTDVKEVIDIITKVNNYWQANHPEHGNAFWHRAAYHTGNMAAYEVTGKEAYRVYSEAWAEHNEWKGAKSDNKENWKYSYGESDDFVLFGDWQICFHVYVDLYNLDETKDERKIARAKEVMEYQMATQQNDYWWWADGLYMVMPVMTKLHNITGNKLYLEKLYEYFSFAKELMYDEESNLFYRDAKYIYPAHKTNNGKKDFWARGNGWVFAGLAKVLQDLPENDPHRDEYISIYRDMAKALAGCQQDEGFWTRSLLDANHASGYETSGTAFFLYGYLWGINNGFFDRNEYDPVVEKAWNYLADIALQDNGKVGYVQPIGERADQHTINAETTADFGVGAFLLAASEMVKHLK from the coding sequence ATGAACTACAAGTTTTACGATTTGTCTGTAATGGTATTCTTCTCGGTAATAATTGTCTGCTTTACTGCATGTGCTCCGAATCAGGATAATAATAAAACACATGAAAAAACAGATGTAAAAGAAGTGATTGATATCATTACCAAAGTAAACAACTACTGGCAGGCCAATCACCCGGAACACGGCAATGCATTCTGGCACAGAGCGGCCTATCATACCGGCAATATGGCTGCTTATGAAGTGACCGGAAAAGAGGCGTACAGGGTATATTCCGAAGCCTGGGCAGAACACAACGAATGGAAAGGAGCCAAATCAGACAATAAGGAGAACTGGAAGTATTCATATGGGGAGTCTGACGATTTTGTGCTTTTCGGAGATTGGCAGATCTGTTTCCATGTATATGTTGACCTGTATAATCTGGATGAAACAAAAGACGAAAGAAAGATTGCACGTGCAAAAGAGGTAATGGAGTACCAGATGGCCACACAGCAGAATGATTACTGGTGGTGGGCCGACGGGTTGTATATGGTGATGCCCGTGATGACCAAACTACATAATATAACAGGAAATAAGCTGTACCTGGAAAAACTCTATGAATATTTCTCCTTTGCAAAAGAACTGATGTACGACGAGGAAAGCAATTTGTTTTACAGGGACGCCAAATATATCTATCCTGCTCACAAGACAAACAACGGGAAGAAGGACTTCTGGGCGCGTGGCAACGGATGGGTATTTGCCGGACTGGCTAAAGTGTTGCAGGATCTGCCTGAAAACGATCCTCACAGGGATGAATATATAAGCATATATCGTGATATGGCGAAAGCGCTTGCCGGTTGCCAGCAGGATGAGGGATTCTGGACAAGAAGCCTGTTAGATGCCAACCATGCTTCGGGATACGAAACCAGTGGAACTGCATTCTTCCTTTATGGCTATTTATGGGGAATAAACAATGGTTTCTTTGATAGAAATGAATATGACCCTGTGGTGGAGAAAGCATGGAATTACCTGGCCGATATCGCGTTGCAGGATAACGGTAAAGTAGGCTATGTACAACCTATCGGTGAACGGGCCGATCAACATACTATAAACGCGGAAACCACTGCCGATTTCGGTGTAGGTGCTTTCCTGCTGGCTGCCTCTGAGATGGTGAAACATTTGAAGTAA
- a CDS encoding glycoside hydrolase family 2 TIM barrel-domain containing protein, whose protein sequence is MRKTSSFLFISILGCMNLFAQNVPDWEDPEVFAVNKENTRTTSLPYPSEELAVGDNYDSSPYYQSLNGKWKFHWVPRVSEVPAGFYEENYDISGWGEMPVPGNWEFNGYGIPMYVNTGFGFRAKPPHIDREDSPTGAYRHEFSIPDSWDGRRIFIHFEGGTNSMYVWVNGQKVGYTQNSKSPAEFDITDYVRKGKNTLACQVHKFSDGSYLEDQDMWRLGGINRNVYLYSTAQTRIFDFFAHPDLDKNYKNGIFSVDITLKNYTDNLQNNSVEVSLLDKSGKKIFSRNQKSGIPANGTADITVSGNVSNPLKWTAETPNLYTMLITLKDGNGRIVESTSHKIGFRKIEITDGQLFVNGKKVFFKGVNLHEFNTHTGQVVTRKEMMRNLQLMKELNINAVRTSHYPQQPLWYKLCDEYGIYLVDEANLESHGLGYGPDNVSNFPEWHGQHMDRIIRLVERDKNHASVIFWSLGNEASNGKAFFDMYDWAKARDNSRPVQYEQAYQRDRNTDVICHMYPSWENMKRDAAKDLGKPYIMCEYAHAMGNSMGNFQEYWDLMRSSKNMQGGFIWEWYNHGYPTHDEQGRFYWAYGGDLKAYNKMNNDNFCMDGIISPDQNYIPHTYIVKKVYQDILFEAKDLNKGIITVINDFKFTDLTSEKYSFKWVLLKNGEEFKEGTFTTSVPADSRKDVHLNLPALAEEAGVEYFLQVYAYSNQATELIPSGFEVAKEEFALNPNNYFVAGNVNGQIAVEKQDDKIIVKAGNLSYEFSSKDGRGLLSMKNKGQDVFRELPRLNFWRALTDNEFGEWMQYSTRIWESAGHNTIYSYKGSKETSEGFNANYEVKLKGIEAKVDITYTVNKDGSLTTAAHYNALSDDLPEMLRFGMVMTLPKDYNDFTWYGRGPRENYVDRKHDTFMGIWSGKVEKQAFPYYRPQETGNKTDVRWLTLKNKEGKGVRIDGAQPLSVSATNNRPEDLDPGMTKKQQHWSDVLPRHEVVLCVDLFQRGVGGLQSWGAKPLDQYRFMDKEYSYSYTISVNDL, encoded by the coding sequence ATGAGAAAGACATCTTCCTTTTTATTCATTTCAATTCTGGGTTGCATGAATTTATTCGCGCAAAACGTTCCCGATTGGGAAGATCCGGAAGTTTTCGCAGTCAATAAAGAAAACACCCGGACTACATCGTTGCCTTATCCCTCCGAAGAGTTGGCCGTAGGAGATAACTACGATTCATCACCCTACTATCAGTCTCTGAACGGTAAATGGAAATTCCATTGGGTTCCAAGGGTATCGGAAGTTCCCGCCGGCTTTTATGAAGAGAACTACGATATAAGCGGTTGGGGTGAAATGCCTGTACCGGGAAACTGGGAATTTAACGGATACGGAATACCCATGTACGTGAATACCGGTTTTGGATTCAGGGCAAAACCGCCGCATATCGACAGGGAAGACTCTCCTACCGGAGCATATCGCCATGAATTCAGTATTCCCGACAGTTGGGACGGCAGACGTATTTTTATCCATTTCGAAGGCGGAACAAACTCTATGTATGTATGGGTAAACGGACAAAAGGTGGGATATACCCAAAACTCCAAAAGTCCGGCTGAATTCGATATCACAGATTACGTGAGAAAAGGTAAAAACACATTGGCTTGCCAGGTACACAAATTCAGCGACGGCTCCTATCTCGAGGACCAGGATATGTGGAGGCTTGGGGGAATAAACCGCAACGTTTACCTTTACAGCACGGCGCAAACCCGTATTTTTGACTTCTTTGCCCATCCCGACCTGGATAAAAATTATAAAAACGGCATTTTCAGTGTGGATATTACATTGAAGAACTATACCGATAACCTCCAAAATAACTCGGTAGAAGTTTCGTTATTAGACAAATCGGGCAAAAAAATATTTTCCCGTAATCAAAAATCGGGTATTCCTGCGAATGGAACCGCTGATATTACTGTTTCAGGGAATGTCTCCAATCCGTTGAAATGGACGGCTGAAACCCCAAACCTCTATACAATGCTTATCACATTGAAAGACGGTAACGGTAGGATTGTCGAATCCACATCGCACAAAATAGGATTCCGTAAAATTGAAATAACAGACGGACAACTGTTTGTAAACGGAAAGAAAGTTTTCTTCAAAGGGGTGAATCTCCACGAATTCAATACCCATACGGGTCAGGTGGTAACACGTAAGGAAATGATGCGTAACCTGCAACTGATGAAGGAACTCAATATAAACGCCGTCCGTACATCGCATTATCCGCAACAACCCTTGTGGTATAAACTGTGTGATGAATATGGCATCTACCTTGTCGATGAAGCCAATCTGGAATCGCACGGACTCGGTTACGGTCCCGACAATGTTTCGAACTTCCCCGAATGGCATGGACAACATATGGACCGCATTATCCGGCTTGTGGAACGTGACAAAAATCATGCGTCGGTCATCTTCTGGTCATTGGGTAATGAAGCCAGCAACGGAAAAGCCTTTTTCGATATGTACGACTGGGCCAAAGCACGTGACAACAGCCGTCCCGTGCAATATGAACAAGCCTATCAGAGGGACAGGAACACAGATGTTATCTGCCACATGTACCCATCATGGGAAAACATGAAACGCGATGCAGCCAAAGACCTCGGAAAACCTTATATCATGTGCGAATATGCCCATGCCATGGGTAACAGTATGGGGAATTTTCAGGAATACTGGGACCTGATGCGCTCCAGTAAGAATATGCAGGGCGGATTCATCTGGGAATGGTACAACCATGGATATCCTACCCACGATGAGCAGGGACGTTTCTACTGGGCATATGGTGGCGACCTGAAAGCCTATAACAAAATGAACAATGATAACTTCTGCATGGACGGTATCATTAGTCCCGACCAGAATTATATACCACATACCTATATCGTTAAGAAGGTATATCAGGATATCCTGTTTGAAGCAAAGGATCTGAATAAAGGAATTATTACCGTAATTAATGATTTCAAATTCACAGACCTAACCTCCGAAAAATACAGTTTCAAATGGGTACTCCTGAAAAATGGAGAAGAATTCAAAGAAGGCACGTTTACCACATCTGTTCCGGCGGATAGCCGAAAAGACGTTCATTTGAATTTGCCCGCTCTGGCTGAAGAAGCAGGCGTAGAGTATTTTCTCCAGGTATATGCTTACAGCAATCAGGCCACCGAATTAATTCCTTCCGGATTTGAAGTAGCCAAAGAGGAATTTGCACTTAACCCCAACAATTATTTCGTTGCCGGAAATGTAAACGGACAAATTGCCGTTGAAAAGCAAGACGATAAGATCATAGTCAAAGCAGGTAATCTGTCTTATGAATTTTCATCAAAGGACGGACGTGGTTTGTTAAGTATGAAAAATAAAGGACAGGATGTGTTCAGAGAACTGCCCCGTCTTAATTTCTGGAGAGCGCTTACCGACAACGAATTCGGAGAATGGATGCAGTATAGTACCCGTATCTGGGAATCGGCCGGACACAACACCATATACAGTTACAAAGGTTCCAAAGAGACATCAGAAGGATTCAACGCAAATTATGAAGTCAAGCTGAAAGGTATTGAAGCCAAAGTGGACATCACCTACACGGTAAATAAAGACGGTAGCCTCACCACTGCCGCTCATTACAACGCATTGTCCGATGACCTGCCTGAAATGCTGCGATTTGGCATGGTAATGACCCTACCCAAAGATTACAACGATTTCACATGGTACGGCCGTGGCCCTCGTGAAAACTATGTGGACCGGAAACACGATACATTTATGGGTATCTGGAGCGGAAAGGTAGAGAAACAGGCTTTTCCCTATTATCGCCCTCAGGAAACAGGAAATAAAACCGATGTACGTTGGCTCACTTTGAAAAATAAAGAGGGTAAAGGTGTCAGAATCGATGGTGCGCAGCCGTTATCGGTAAGTGCCACGAACAACCGTCCTGAAGACCTTGATCCGGGCATGACCAAGAAACAACAGCACTGGTCGGATGTATTACCCCGTCACGAAGTTGTACTGTGCGTAGACCTGTTCCAGCGAGGTGTAGGTGGGTTGCAGTCGTGGGGAGCAAAACCGTTAGACCAATACCGGTTCATGGATAAGGAATATTCCTACAGCTACACTATTAGCGTAAACGATCTGTAA